The following proteins are encoded in a genomic region of Streptomyces collinus Tu 365:
- the serA gene encoding phosphoglycerate dehydrogenase, whose protein sequence is MSSKPVVLIAEELSPATVDALGPDFEIRHANGADRAELLPAIADVDAILIRSATKVDAEAVAAAKKLKVVARAGVGLDNVDVSAATKAGVMVVNAPTSNIVTAAELACGLILATARNIPQANAALKNGEWKRSKYTGVELAEKTLGVVGLGRIGALVAQRMSAFGMKVVAYDPYVQPARAAQMGVKVLSLDELLEVSDFITVHLPKTPETLGLIGDEALRKVKPSVRIVNAARGGIVDEAALYAALKEGRVAGAGLDVYAKEPCTDSPLFELDQVVCTPHLGASTDEAQEKAGIAVAKSVRLALAGELVPDAVNVQGGVIAEDVKPGLPLAERLGRIFTALAGEVAVRLDVEVYGEITQHDVKVLELSALKGVFEDVVDETVSYVNAPLFAQERGVEVRLTTSSESSDHRNVVTVRGTLGNGEEVSVSGTLAGPKHVQTIVAVGEYDVDLALADHMAVLRYEDRPGVVGTVGRILGEAGINIAGMQVARATVGGEALAVLTVDDTVAPGVLAEVAEEIGATSARSVNLV, encoded by the coding sequence GTGAGCTCGAAACCCGTCGTACTCATCGCTGAAGAGCTGTCGCCCGCGACCGTCGACGCGCTCGGCCCGGACTTCGAGATCCGGCACGCCAACGGAGCCGACCGAGCCGAACTGCTCCCCGCCATCGCCGACGTCGACGCGATCCTGATCCGCTCCGCGACCAAGGTCGACGCGGAGGCCGTCGCCGCCGCCAAGAAGCTCAAGGTCGTCGCCCGCGCCGGCGTCGGCCTGGACAACGTCGACGTCTCCGCCGCCACCAAGGCCGGCGTGATGGTCGTCAACGCGCCGACCTCCAACATCGTCACGGCCGCCGAGCTGGCCTGCGGTCTGATCCTGGCCACCGCCCGCAACATCCCGCAGGCCAACGCCGCGCTGAAGAACGGCGAGTGGAAGCGCAGCAAGTACACGGGCGTCGAGCTGGCCGAGAAGACGCTGGGCGTCGTGGGCCTGGGCCGTATCGGCGCCCTGGTCGCGCAGCGCATGTCCGCCTTCGGCATGAAGGTCGTCGCCTACGACCCCTACGTGCAGCCCGCGCGGGCCGCGCAGATGGGCGTCAAGGTGCTGTCCCTGGACGAGCTGCTCGAGGTCTCCGACTTCATCACCGTCCACCTGCCCAAGACCCCCGAGACGCTCGGCCTGATCGGTGACGAGGCGCTGCGCAAGGTCAAGCCCAGCGTGCGCATCGTCAACGCGGCCCGTGGCGGCATCGTCGACGAGGCGGCGCTGTACGCGGCACTGAAGGAGGGCCGGGTCGCCGGCGCCGGGCTCGACGTGTACGCGAAGGAGCCCTGCACCGACTCCCCGCTGTTCGAGCTGGACCAGGTCGTGTGCACCCCGCACCTCGGCGCCTCCACGGACGAGGCCCAGGAGAAGGCGGGTATCGCGGTCGCGAAGTCGGTGCGCCTCGCGCTCGCCGGCGAGCTGGTGCCGGACGCGGTGAACGTCCAGGGCGGTGTCATCGCCGAGGACGTCAAGCCGGGCCTGCCGCTCGCCGAGCGCCTCGGCCGCATCTTCACCGCGCTCGCGGGCGAGGTCGCGGTCCGCCTCGACGTCGAGGTCTACGGCGAGATCACCCAGCACGACGTGAAGGTGCTCGAACTGTCCGCACTCAAGGGCGTGTTCGAGGACGTCGTGGACGAGACGGTGTCCTACGTCAACGCGCCGCTGTTCGCGCAGGAGCGCGGTGTCGAGGTGCGCCTGACCACCAGCTCCGAGTCGTCGGACCACCGCAACGTGGTGACCGTGCGGGGCACGCTGGGCAACGGCGAGGAGGTGTCGGTCTCCGGCACCCTGGCCGGCCCGAAGCACGTCCAGACGATCGTGGCGGTCGGCGAGTACGACGTCGACCTCGCGCTCGCCGACCACATGGCCGTGCTGCGCTACGAGGACCGCCCGGGTGTCGTCGGCACCGTCGGCCGCATCCTCGGGGAGGCGGGCATCAACATCGCCGGCATGCAGGTGGCCCGTGCGACGGTGGGCGGCGAGGCGCTGGCCGTCCTCACCGTCGACGACACGGTCGCCCCCGGTGTGCTGGCCGAGGTGGCCGAGGAGATCGGGGCGACCTCCGCCCGCTCGGTGAACCTCGTCTGA
- a CDS encoding acetolactate synthase large subunit has translation MPMTEQATGAHPQPRPRSGGQHSVTVEHVTGAQSLIRSLEEVGAETVFGIPGGAILPAYDPLMDSTRVRHVLVRHEQGAGHAATGYAQATGKVGVCMATSGPGATNLVTPIADAHMDSVPLVAITGQVASKAIGTDAFQEADIVGITMPVTKHNFLVTKAEDIPRVIAQAFHIASTGRPGPVLVDIAKDALQAKTTFSWPPTMDLPGYRPVTKPHAKQIREAAKLITSAKRPVLYVGGGVLKAQATAELKVLAELTGAPVTTTLMALGAFPDSHPLHVGMPGMHGAVTAVTALQKADLIVALGARFDDRVTGKLDSFAPYAKIVHADIDPAEIGKNRAADVPIVGDAREVIADLVQAVQKEHSEGQTGDYTAWWSDLNRWRETYPLGYDQPDDGSLSPQQVIERIGQLAPEGTIFAAGVGQHQMWSAHFIQYEQPATWLNSGGAGTMGYAVPAAMGAKAGRPERTVWAVDGDGCFQMTNQELTTCALNNIPIKVAIINNGALGMVRQWQTLFYNQRYSNTVLHSGPEADGRQPSAGTRVPDFVKLSEAMGCYAIRCERPEDLDKVIEEANSINDRPVVVDFIVHEDAMVWPMVAAGTSNDEIMAARDVRPDFGDNEDD, from the coding sequence CCGATCCGGAGGACAGCACTCCGTCACCGTCGAGCACGTGACGGGTGCGCAGTCCCTCATCCGCTCCCTCGAGGAGGTCGGCGCTGAGACGGTATTCGGTATCCCCGGCGGCGCGATCCTGCCGGCATACGACCCGCTGATGGACTCCACCCGGGTCCGGCACGTGCTGGTCCGCCACGAGCAGGGCGCCGGCCACGCGGCCACCGGCTACGCGCAGGCCACCGGCAAGGTCGGCGTCTGCATGGCCACCTCGGGGCCGGGCGCCACCAACCTGGTCACGCCCATCGCCGACGCGCACATGGACTCGGTGCCGCTCGTGGCGATCACCGGCCAGGTCGCGTCCAAGGCCATCGGCACCGACGCCTTCCAGGAAGCGGACATCGTCGGCATCACCATGCCGGTCACCAAGCACAACTTCCTGGTCACCAAGGCCGAGGACATCCCGCGGGTGATCGCCCAGGCGTTCCACATCGCCTCCACCGGCCGCCCCGGCCCGGTCCTGGTCGACATCGCCAAGGACGCCCTCCAGGCGAAGACCACCTTCTCCTGGCCGCCCACCATGGACCTGCCCGGCTACCGCCCGGTGACCAAGCCGCACGCCAAGCAGATCCGCGAGGCGGCCAAGCTGATCACCTCGGCCAAGCGGCCCGTGCTGTACGTCGGCGGCGGCGTCCTCAAGGCGCAGGCCACCGCCGAGCTGAAGGTCCTCGCCGAACTCACCGGAGCGCCCGTCACCACCACCCTGATGGCGCTCGGCGCATTCCCCGACAGCCACCCGCTGCACGTGGGGATGCCGGGCATGCACGGTGCGGTCACCGCCGTCACCGCGCTGCAGAAGGCCGACCTGATCGTCGCCCTCGGAGCCCGCTTCGACGACCGCGTCACCGGCAAGCTGGACAGCTTCGCCCCGTACGCCAAGATCGTCCACGCCGACATCGACCCGGCCGAGATCGGCAAGAACCGCGCCGCCGACGTGCCGATCGTCGGTGACGCCCGCGAGGTCATCGCCGACCTGGTCCAGGCGGTGCAGAAGGAGCACAGCGAGGGCCAGACGGGCGACTACACCGCCTGGTGGAGCGACCTGAACCGCTGGCGCGAGACCTACCCGCTCGGCTACGACCAGCCCGACGACGGCTCGCTCTCCCCGCAGCAGGTCATCGAGCGCATCGGGCAGCTCGCCCCGGAGGGCACGATCTTCGCGGCGGGCGTCGGCCAGCACCAGATGTGGTCCGCGCACTTCATCCAGTACGAGCAGCCGGCCACCTGGCTGAACTCCGGCGGCGCCGGGACCATGGGCTACGCGGTCCCGGCCGCCATGGGCGCCAAGGCCGGCCGGCCGGAGCGCACCGTCTGGGCGGTCGACGGCGACGGCTGCTTCCAGATGACCAACCAGGAACTGACCACCTGCGCGCTGAACAACATCCCGATCAAGGTCGCCATCATCAACAACGGCGCCCTCGGGATGGTCCGCCAGTGGCAGACCCTCTTCTACAACCAGCGCTACTCCAACACCGTGCTGCACAGCGGCCCGGAGGCCGACGGCAGGCAGCCGAGCGCCGGCACCCGCGTCCCCGACTTCGTGAAGCTGTCGGAGGCCATGGGCTGCTACGCGATCCGCTGTGAGCGCCCGGAGGACCTGGACAAGGTCATCGAGGAGGCGAACTCGATCAACGACCGCCCGGTCGTCGTCGACTTCATCGTCCACGAGGACGCGATGGTGTGGCCGATGGTCGCCGCCGGCACCTCCAACGACGAGATCATGGCCGCCCGGGACGTCCGCCCCGACTTCGGCGACAACGAAGACGACTGA
- the ilvC gene encoding ketol-acid reductoisomerase, with protein MAELFYDADADLSIIQGRKVAVIGYGSQGHAHALSLRDSGVDVRVGLHEGSNSKAKAEEQGLRVVSPAEAAAEADVIMILIPDPIQAQVYEESIAPNLNDGDALFFAHGFNIRFGFIKAPAGVDVALVAPKGPGHLVRRQYEEGRGVPAIAAVEQDATGNAFALALSYAKAIGGTRAGVIKTTFTEETETDLFGEQAVLCGGTSALVKAGFETLVEAGYQPEIAYFECLHELKLIVDLMYEGGLEKMRWSVSETAEWGDYVTGPRIITDATKAEMKQVLAEIQDGTFARTWMDEYHGGLKKYNEYKQQDSEHLLETTGKQLRKLMSWVNEEA; from the coding sequence GTGGCCGAGCTGTTCTACGACGCTGACGCCGACCTGTCCATCATCCAGGGCCGCAAGGTCGCGGTCATCGGCTACGGCAGCCAGGGCCACGCCCACGCGCTGTCGCTGCGTGACTCCGGTGTCGACGTCCGCGTCGGTCTGCACGAGGGCTCCAACTCCAAGGCCAAGGCCGAGGAGCAGGGCCTGCGCGTGGTGAGCCCCGCCGAGGCCGCCGCCGAGGCCGACGTCATCATGATCCTCATCCCGGACCCGATCCAGGCCCAGGTCTACGAGGAGTCGATCGCCCCGAACCTGAACGACGGCGACGCGCTGTTCTTCGCGCACGGCTTCAACATCCGCTTCGGCTTCATCAAGGCCCCGGCCGGCGTCGACGTCGCCCTGGTCGCCCCCAAGGGCCCGGGCCACCTGGTCCGCCGCCAGTACGAGGAGGGCCGCGGCGTCCCCGCGATCGCCGCCGTCGAGCAGGACGCGACCGGCAACGCCTTCGCGCTGGCCCTGTCGTACGCCAAGGCCATCGGCGGCACCCGCGCCGGCGTCATCAAGACGACCTTCACCGAGGAGACCGAGACCGACCTGTTCGGTGAGCAGGCCGTGCTGTGCGGCGGCACCTCCGCCCTGGTCAAGGCCGGCTTCGAGACCCTGGTCGAGGCGGGCTACCAGCCGGAGATCGCCTACTTCGAGTGCCTGCACGAGCTGAAGCTGATCGTCGACCTCATGTACGAGGGCGGCCTGGAGAAGATGCGCTGGTCCGTCTCGGAGACCGCCGAGTGGGGCGACTACGTCACCGGCCCGCGCATCATCACCGACGCCACCAAGGCCGAGATGAAGCAGGTCCTCGCCGAGATCCAGGACGGCACCTTCGCCCGGACCTGGATGGACGAGTACCACGGCGGTCTGAAGAAGTACAACGAGTACAAGCAGCAGGACTCCGAGCACCTGCTGGAGACCACCGGCAAGCAGCTGCGCAAGCTGATGAGCTGGGTGAACGAGGAGGCGTAA
- a CDS encoding TetR/AcrR family transcriptional regulator: MGHREDLLEGAKRCLLEKGFARTTARDIVKESGTNLASIGYHYGSKDALLAQAYVALMENVSGAFEGSGDLAEGAPGSLERFRWVWSNIIATMREPGSVYRLSMEVMTLDMPVVREHLSRAQREGGRGLVALLMGVPEEEVSDESADTLGRFYLTLMTGLIAQWTFDPKNAPEGDALTEGLRQVVEAATKS, translated from the coding sequence ATGGGACACCGTGAGGATCTGCTCGAAGGCGCCAAGCGCTGCCTGCTGGAGAAGGGGTTCGCGCGGACGACGGCGCGCGACATCGTGAAGGAGTCGGGGACCAACCTGGCCTCGATCGGCTACCACTACGGCTCGAAGGACGCCCTTCTCGCGCAGGCCTACGTCGCGCTCATGGAGAACGTGTCCGGCGCCTTCGAAGGCAGCGGCGACCTGGCCGAGGGCGCACCCGGATCGCTGGAGCGCTTCCGGTGGGTGTGGTCCAACATCATCGCCACCATGCGGGAGCCCGGCTCGGTCTACCGGCTGAGCATGGAGGTCATGACCCTCGACATGCCGGTGGTGCGCGAGCACCTGTCCCGGGCCCAGCGCGAGGGCGGCCGCGGACTGGTGGCGCTGCTGATGGGCGTGCCGGAGGAGGAGGTCTCCGACGAGAGCGCGGACACGCTCGGCCGGTTCTACCTGACGCTCATGACCGGCCTCATCGCCCAGTGGACCTTCGACCCGAAGAACGCCCCCGAGGGCGACGCGCTGACCGAGGGCCTGCGCCAGGTCGTCGAGGCGGCCACGAAGAGCTGA
- the ilvN gene encoding acetolactate synthase small subunit, whose translation MSKHTLSVLVENTPGILARIAALFSRRGFNIDSLAVGVTEHPDISRITIVVGVEDLPLEQVTKQLNKLVNVLKIVELEPGHAVQRELVLVKVRADNETRSQIVEIVQLFRAKTVDVSPEAVTIEATGSSEKLSAMLKMLEPFGIKELVQSGTIAIGRGARSITDRSLRALDRSA comes from the coding sequence ATGTCCAAGCACACGCTCTCCGTCCTGGTGGAGAACACGCCGGGCATCCTGGCCCGGATCGCCGCCCTCTTCTCCCGCCGCGGCTTCAACATCGACTCGCTCGCGGTGGGTGTCACCGAGCACCCCGACATCTCCCGCATCACCATCGTGGTGGGCGTCGAGGACCTGCCGCTGGAGCAGGTCACCAAGCAGCTCAACAAGCTGGTCAACGTGCTGAAGATCGTCGAGCTGGAACCCGGCCACGCCGTGCAGCGCGAACTCGTCCTGGTGAAGGTGCGCGCCGACAACGAGACGCGCTCCCAGATCGTGGAGATCGTCCAGCTGTTCCGCGCCAAGACCGTCGACGTCTCCCCGGAGGCCGTGACCATCGAGGCCACCGGGTCCAGCGAGAAGCTGTCCGCCATGCTCAAGATGCTGGAGCCGTTCGGCATCAAGGAGCTGGTCCAGTCCGGCACCATCGCGATCGGCCGGGGCGCCCGCTCCATCACGGACCGCTCGCTGCGCGCCCTGGACCGATCCGCGTAA
- a CDS encoding MFS transporter produces MTNSTSTTTVGAESAPVRAGRREWTALGVLMLPLLLVSMDVSVLYFATPAISADLRPSGTQQLWIFDIYGFVLAGLLMTMGSLGDRVGRRRLLLTGAAAFGGASLLAAYADSAGTLIAARAILGIGGATLMPSTMALLRTMFTDPGQRAKAIGLWSGVMTGGIALGSVMSGVLVEHFWWGSVFLVNLPAMALLLVLGPILLPESKNPDPGRFDWPSVPLSMAAVLPVIYGLKEIPSEGWHPLYVVSVTVGLLFAALFVRRQRTAASPLIPPALLRGRGFTPALVLTLVSAFGMMGSAIFTTQYLQSVLGKSPLQAALWSLLPSVLIGVAGPVTGVLVARGVHRGHVVAAGFAVTATGYTALAFTGTDSLWLVLAAAGVLASGVVMVMSQLTDLAMSTAPVERAGSASSLLETATEFGGALGMAVLGSVGTAVYRHRMPSSAPAEARETLGGALADADRLPGRAGRSLLATAREAFTSGMHGAAIAGAVVLALAAVGAAVTLRSIRVGDDA; encoded by the coding sequence ATGACGAACTCGACGAGCACGACCACCGTCGGCGCCGAGAGCGCCCCCGTCCGCGCCGGACGCCGTGAGTGGACCGCTCTGGGCGTGCTGATGCTGCCGCTGCTGCTGGTCTCCATGGACGTCTCCGTCCTGTACTTCGCCACCCCTGCGATCAGCGCCGACCTGCGGCCGAGCGGCACCCAGCAGCTGTGGATCTTCGACATCTACGGCTTCGTCCTGGCCGGCCTGCTGATGACGATGGGGTCCCTGGGCGACCGCGTCGGCCGCCGCAGGCTCCTGCTGACGGGCGCCGCGGCCTTCGGCGGCGCCTCGCTCCTGGCCGCCTACGCCGACAGCGCCGGGACCCTGATCGCGGCCCGCGCGATCCTCGGCATCGGCGGCGCCACCCTGATGCCGTCGACGATGGCCCTGCTGCGCACGATGTTCACCGACCCCGGCCAGCGGGCCAAGGCGATCGGGCTGTGGTCGGGCGTGATGACGGGCGGCATCGCCCTCGGCTCCGTGATGAGCGGCGTCCTCGTCGAGCACTTCTGGTGGGGCTCGGTCTTCCTGGTCAACCTGCCCGCGATGGCACTGCTGCTGGTCCTCGGCCCGATCCTGCTCCCCGAGTCGAAGAACCCGGACCCCGGCCGCTTCGACTGGCCGAGCGTCCCGCTGTCGATGGCCGCCGTGCTCCCCGTGATCTACGGCCTGAAGGAGATCCCCTCCGAGGGCTGGCACCCGCTCTACGTCGTCTCGGTGACGGTCGGTCTGCTCTTCGCGGCCCTCTTCGTCCGCCGGCAGCGCACCGCGGCCTCGCCGCTGATCCCCCCGGCCCTGCTGCGCGGCCGCGGCTTCACCCCGGCGCTGGTCCTGACCCTGGTCTCCGCGTTCGGCATGATGGGCTCGGCCATCTTCACCACCCAGTACCTGCAGTCGGTCCTCGGCAAGAGCCCGCTCCAGGCCGCCCTGTGGAGCCTGCTCCCCTCGGTGCTGATCGGTGTCGCGGGCCCGGTCACCGGGGTGCTCGTCGCCCGGGGCGTCCACCGCGGCCACGTCGTCGCCGCCGGGTTCGCCGTCACCGCCACCGGCTACACGGCCCTCGCCTTCACCGGCACCGACTCCCTGTGGCTGGTGCTGGCCGCCGCCGGGGTCCTGGCCTCCGGCGTCGTGATGGTGATGTCCCAGCTCACCGACCTGGCCATGTCCACCGCCCCGGTGGAGCGCGCGGGCAGCGCCTCCTCCCTGCTGGAGACCGCCACCGAGTTCGGCGGCGCCCTCGGCATGGCGGTCCTCGGCTCCGTCGGCACGGCCGTCTACCGGCACCGGATGCCGTCCTCGGCACCGGCCGAGGCCCGCGAGACGCTGGGCGGCGCCCTGGCCGACGCCGACCGGCTGCCCGGCCGGGCCGGTCGGTCCCTGCTCGCCACGGCGCGGGAGGCCTTCACCAGCGGGATGCACGGCGCGGCGATCGCCGGCGCGGTGGTCCTGGCGCTGGCCGCGGTGGGCGCGGCGGTGACCCTGCGCAGTATCCGGGTGGGCGACGACGCGTAG